One window from the genome of Methylomarinovum caldicuralii encodes:
- the thpR gene encoding RNA 2',3'-cyclic phosphodiesterase, producing MEAGTPSKSRLFFALWPDETVIEAVERVRGELGLDQGRPVPEENLHITLLFLGDVPDEAIDDLKALADRLALAPCEIVLDRLEHWVRPAVLCLTASEVPEPVAELVNLLKRGVRKLGFKPEKCPFRPHLTLARKVRRRVVERRIEPVRWPVRDFVLVKSERDDRGSRYTILGRWPSSREAVP from the coding sequence GTGGAAGCCGGGACTCCCTCCAAAAGCCGCCTGTTCTTCGCCCTCTGGCCCGACGAGACGGTGATCGAGGCGGTCGAACGGGTGCGCGGGGAGCTGGGGCTGGATCAGGGGCGGCCGGTGCCGGAGGAGAACTTGCACATCACCCTGCTGTTTCTGGGAGACGTCCCCGACGAGGCCATCGATGACCTCAAGGCCCTGGCCGACCGCCTTGCCCTGGCACCCTGCGAAATCGTCCTCGACCGTCTGGAACATTGGGTCCGCCCCGCCGTCCTATGTCTGACCGCCTCCGAGGTGCCGGAGCCGGTGGCTGAACTGGTAAACCTGCTCAAACGCGGGGTGCGCAAGCTGGGGTTCAAACCGGAGAAGTGTCCCTTCCGCCCCCATCTGACCCTGGCGCGCAAGGTGCGGCGCCGGGTGGTGGAACGGCGGATCGAACCGGTCCGCTGGCCGGTGCGCGATTTTGTCCTGGTCAAATCGGAACGCGACGACCGCGGTTCCCGCTATACCATCCTCGGCCGCTGGCCCAGCAGCCGTGAGGCTGTGCCATAA
- a CDS encoding regulatory protein RecX, producing the protein MSRSEDRAKIVDLCLRLLARREHSAQELLRKLTARGFDAELTREVIDALRSRGWQDDARFVESFVRSRLQRGHGPLRVRFELRGKGVDDAVIEAVLAEMAPDWSEAAARACRRKFGDGPASDRNEYARRWRFLARRGFDSEQIRSVLDKP; encoded by the coding sequence CTGAGTCGAAGCGAAGATCGCGCTAAAATAGTCGATCTTTGCCTGAGGCTGCTGGCACGCCGCGAGCACAGCGCCCAGGAGTTGTTGCGGAAGCTGACGGCGCGGGGCTTCGATGCCGAATTGACCCGGGAGGTCATCGACGCGCTCCGGTCCCGCGGCTGGCAGGACGATGCCCGTTTCGTGGAAAGCTTCGTGCGCAGCCGCCTCCAGCGCGGTCACGGGCCGCTCAGGGTGCGCTTCGAGCTGCGCGGCAAGGGGGTGGACGATGCCGTGATCGAGGCGGTGCTGGCCGAGATGGCCCCCGACTGGTCCGAGGCCGCCGCGCGGGCCTGCCGGCGCAAATTCGGTGACGGGCCGGCTTCGGACCGCAACGAGTATGCCCGCCGCTGGCGTTTCCTGGCCCGGCGCGGTTTCGACAGCGAGCAGATTCGCAGCGTGTTGGACAAACCATGA
- the pncC gene encoding nicotinamide-nucleotide amidase yields MNLSKLSRQVGERLRGQGLLLTTAESCTGGWIAKCITDVPGSSSWFDRGFVTYSNAAKMEMLGVRAETLGRFGAVSEATVREMAAGALARSRARVAVAVSGIAGPSGGTPDKPVGSVWLAWQMKGQAPVARWYHFDGDREAVRRQAVTAALQGIIGICDRVSPAPD; encoded by the coding sequence ATGAACCTTTCCAAACTTTCCCGGCAGGTGGGGGAGCGGCTGCGCGGCCAAGGACTGCTGCTGACCACGGCCGAATCCTGCACCGGCGGCTGGATCGCCAAGTGCATCACCGACGTGCCCGGCAGCTCCAGCTGGTTCGACCGCGGCTTCGTTACCTACAGCAACGCAGCCAAAATGGAGATGCTCGGCGTGAGGGCGGAGACGCTGGGTCGTTTCGGGGCGGTGAGCGAGGCGACGGTGCGGGAGATGGCCGCCGGGGCACTGGCCCGCAGCCGGGCCCGGGTGGCGGTGGCGGTCAGCGGGATCGCGGGGCCTTCGGGAGGGACGCCGGACAAACCGGTGGGCTCGGTGTGGCTGGCCTGGCAGATGAAGGGACAGGCGCCGGTGGCCCGTTGGTATCATTTCGACGGTGACCGGGAAGCGGTGCGCCGTCAGGCTGTTACGGCAGCTTTGCAGGGTATAATCGGGATTTGTGACAGGGTTTCCCCCGCACCGGACTGA
- the alaS gene encoding alanine--tRNA ligase, with protein MKFLKTAEIRTQFLDYFRRQGHTIVPSSPLVPEHDPTLLFTNAGMVQFKDVFLGRETRTYTRAASCQKCLRAGGKHNDLENVGYTARHHTFFEMLGNFSFGDYFKREAIGYAWEFLTKGLEIPPEKLWVTVYEEDDEAASIWLDEIRVDPKRFSRIGAPDNFWSMGDVGPCGPCTEIFYDHGPEVPGGPPGTPEADGDRYVEIWNLVFMQYDRSADGTLRPLPKPSVDTGMGLERIAAVLQGVHSNYDIDIFQHLIRAAAKVVGTDDLASSSLRVIADHIRASAFLVAEGILPANEGRGYVLRRIIRRAVRHGYRLGCRDLFFYKLVAPLGEVMGDAYPEIVAKRDQIERLLRREEERFAETLEQGMKILEDSLRKIQGKRLPGELIFRLYDTYGFPVDLTRDFALEHGIELDLEGFEREMEKQRQRARAASGFDAGHHKVIPIHAQTRFVGYDALRCDARVLALLKDDAEAERLEAGDKGVVILDRTPFYAEGGGQVGDKGLIRAGEGTLFRVEDTKKQGDTWLHFGHVVQGTLSRGAAVVAEVDEEARNATALNHTATHLLHAALRRLLGEHVQQKGSLVEPERLRFDFSHFEPLSRAQLEEIERLVNQQIRRNLEVSAEVMAYDAALAAGAIALFGEKYGDRVRVLKVGDFSVELCGGTHVTRSGDIGFFKITGESGVAAGVRRIEAVTGEYAVRWAQQADRTLQALGELFRSPVDKLVDKARQSLEHSRRLEKELERLQAKLAAQAGGDLASRAVEVDGVKVLAAKVEGGDPKALRNTLDQLKNKLGSVVVVLATEKDGKVTLVAGVSNDLTDRLKAGELVNFVAHQVGGKGGGRPDFAQAGGTAPEKLDQALASVVDWVKERF; from the coding sequence ATGAAATTTCTGAAAACAGCCGAGATCCGAACCCAGTTCCTGGACTATTTCCGCCGCCAGGGCCACACCATCGTCCCCTCCAGCCCGCTGGTGCCGGAGCACGACCCCACCCTGCTGTTCACCAACGCCGGCATGGTCCAGTTCAAGGATGTGTTCCTGGGGCGCGAGACCCGGACCTACACCCGCGCAGCCTCGTGCCAGAAGTGCCTGCGCGCCGGCGGCAAGCACAACGATCTGGAGAACGTCGGCTACACCGCCCGGCATCACACCTTCTTCGAGATGCTCGGCAACTTCAGCTTCGGCGACTACTTCAAGCGCGAGGCGATCGGCTACGCCTGGGAATTCCTGACCAAGGGACTGGAGATCCCGCCGGAGAAACTGTGGGTGACGGTCTACGAGGAGGACGACGAGGCGGCTTCGATCTGGCTCGACGAGATCCGGGTCGATCCCAAGCGCTTTTCCCGCATCGGCGCCCCCGACAACTTCTGGTCCATGGGCGATGTCGGCCCCTGCGGTCCCTGCACCGAGATTTTCTATGACCACGGCCCGGAGGTGCCCGGCGGACCGCCCGGAACGCCCGAGGCCGACGGCGACCGCTACGTGGAAATCTGGAACCTGGTGTTCATGCAGTACGACCGCAGCGCCGACGGCACCTTGCGGCCCCTGCCCAAACCCTCGGTGGACACCGGCATGGGGCTGGAGCGCATCGCCGCGGTGCTGCAGGGCGTCCACAGCAATTATGACATCGACATTTTCCAGCATTTGATCCGGGCAGCCGCCAAGGTCGTTGGTACCGACGACCTTGCCAGCAGTTCCCTCAGGGTGATCGCCGACCACATCCGCGCCAGCGCCTTTTTGGTGGCCGAAGGCATCCTGCCCGCCAACGAGGGCCGCGGCTACGTGCTGCGCCGCATCATCCGCCGCGCGGTGCGTCACGGCTACCGCCTCGGCTGCCGCGACTTGTTCTTTTACAAGCTGGTGGCGCCGCTGGGCGAGGTGATGGGCGACGCCTATCCCGAGATCGTGGCAAAACGCGACCAGATCGAACGGCTCCTGCGCCGCGAGGAGGAACGTTTCGCCGAAACCCTGGAACAGGGCATGAAGATCCTCGAGGACAGCCTCAGGAAAATTCAGGGCAAACGCCTTCCCGGCGAGCTGATCTTCCGCCTCTACGACACCTACGGCTTCCCGGTGGACCTGACCCGCGATTTCGCCCTCGAACACGGCATCGAGCTGGATCTGGAGGGCTTCGAGCGCGAGATGGAGAAACAGCGCCAGCGTGCCCGTGCCGCCAGCGGCTTCGACGCCGGTCACCACAAGGTCATTCCCATCCACGCCCAGACCCGCTTCGTCGGTTACGACGCCCTGCGCTGCGACGCCAGGGTGCTGGCGCTGCTGAAAGACGATGCCGAAGCCGAGCGGCTCGAGGCCGGCGACAAGGGGGTGGTCATCCTCGACCGCACCCCGTTCTACGCCGAGGGGGGCGGTCAGGTGGGAGACAAGGGCCTGATCCGCGCCGGGGAAGGCACTCTGTTCCGGGTTGAGGACACCAAGAAGCAGGGCGACACCTGGCTCCATTTCGGCCACGTGGTTCAGGGGACGCTGAGCCGGGGCGCCGCCGTGGTGGCCGAGGTGGACGAGGAAGCACGCAACGCCACCGCCCTCAACCACACCGCCACCCATCTGCTCCACGCCGCCCTGCGCCGGCTGTTGGGCGAGCACGTGCAGCAGAAGGGGTCGCTGGTGGAGCCGGAGCGGTTGCGCTTCGATTTCTCCCACTTCGAGCCTTTGAGCCGGGCGCAGCTCGAGGAAATCGAACGCCTGGTCAACCAGCAGATCCGCCGCAACCTGGAAGTGAGCGCCGAAGTCATGGCCTACGATGCCGCGCTTGCCGCCGGCGCCATCGCCCTGTTCGGGGAGAAATACGGCGACCGGGTCCGGGTTCTCAAGGTGGGGGATTTCTCGGTGGAGCTGTGCGGCGGCACCCACGTGACACGCTCCGGCGATATCGGTTTTTTCAAGATCACCGGCGAGAGCGGGGTCGCCGCCGGGGTGCGCCGCATCGAGGCGGTGACCGGCGAATACGCCGTGCGCTGGGCCCAGCAGGCCGACCGTACCCTGCAGGCCCTGGGCGAGTTATTCCGCAGTCCGGTGGACAAGCTGGTGGACAAGGCGCGCCAGAGCCTGGAACACAGCCGCCGGCTGGAAAAGGAACTGGAACGCCTGCAGGCCAAGCTGGCGGCCCAGGCTGGCGGCGACCTGGCCTCCCGGGCGGTCGAGGTCGACGGCGTCAAGGTGCTGGCCGCCAAGGTCGAGGGCGGCGATCCCAAGGCGCTGCGCAACACTCTGGATCAGCTCAAGAACAAGCTCGGCAGCGTGGTCGTCGTCCTCGCGACCGAGAAGGACGGCAAGGTCACCCTGGTGGCGGGGGTGAGCAACGATCTGACTGATCGTCTCAAGGCCGGGGAGCTGGTCAACTTCGTCGCCCATCAGGTGGGCGGCAAAGGGGGCGGCCGGCCGGACTTCGCCCAGGCCGGCGGCACCGCGCCGGAAAAGCTGGATCAGGCGCTGGCGAGCGTGGTGGACTGGGTCAAGGAACGGTTCTAG
- the recA gene encoding recombinase RecA, giving the protein MDENKRKALSAALQQIEKQYGKGSVMRMGDAGLVRDIEAIPTGSLALDIALGIGGLPKGRIVEIYGPESSGKTTLALSTIAEAQKQGGVAAFVDAEHALDPAYAERLGVNLDDLLISQPDTGEQALEIVDMLVRSGAVDVIVVDSVAALTPKAEIEGDMGDAHVGLQARLMSQALRKLTANIKRSNALVIFINQIRMKIGVMFGNPETTTGGNALKFYASVRLDIRRTGAVKKGDEILGNETKVKVVKNKVAPPFRTAQFEILYNEGISKLGELIDLGVEHGLVQKSGAWYSIGKERIGQGKDNARQYLKEHPERAETLERQIREKVFGVPAETGETAQAEEKEG; this is encoded by the coding sequence CTGGACGAAAACAAACGCAAGGCCCTGAGCGCCGCTTTGCAGCAGATCGAGAAGCAATACGGCAAGGGCTCGGTGATGCGCATGGGCGATGCCGGTCTGGTGCGCGACATCGAGGCCATCCCCACCGGTTCCCTGGCCCTGGACATTGCCCTCGGCATCGGCGGCCTGCCCAAGGGACGCATCGTCGAGATCTATGGGCCGGAGTCCTCGGGCAAGACCACCCTGGCCCTGTCCACCATCGCCGAGGCCCAGAAACAGGGCGGGGTGGCGGCCTTCGTCGATGCCGAGCACGCCCTCGATCCGGCCTATGCCGAGCGCCTGGGCGTCAACCTGGACGATCTTTTGATCTCCCAGCCGGACACCGGCGAGCAGGCCCTGGAGATCGTCGACATGCTGGTGCGCTCCGGGGCGGTGGACGTGATCGTGGTGGACTCGGTGGCGGCGTTGACTCCCAAGGCCGAGATCGAGGGGGACATGGGCGACGCCCACGTGGGGCTGCAGGCGCGGCTGATGTCCCAGGCCCTCAGGAAGCTCACCGCCAACATCAAGCGCTCCAATGCCCTGGTGATCTTCATCAACCAGATCCGCATGAAGATCGGGGTGATGTTCGGCAATCCCGAAACCACCACCGGCGGCAATGCCCTCAAGTTCTATGCCTCGGTGCGTCTCGACATCCGCCGCACCGGCGCCGTCAAGAAGGGCGACGAGATTCTCGGCAACGAGACCAAGGTCAAGGTGGTCAAGAACAAGGTAGCGCCGCCTTTCCGCACCGCCCAGTTCGAGATCCTCTACAACGAAGGCATCTCCAAACTGGGCGAGCTGATCGATCTGGGGGTCGAGCACGGTCTGGTGCAGAAGTCCGGCGCCTGGTACAGCATCGGCAAAGAACGCATCGGCCAGGGCAAGGACAACGCCCGTCAGTATCTGAAGGAGCACCCGGAGCGGGCCGAGACGCTGGAGCGGCAGATCCGCGAGAAGGTGTTCGGGGTGCCTGCCGAAACCGGTGAAACGGCCCAGGCCGAGGAGAAAGAAGGCTGA